The region TCGCCCTCGTTGACCAGCTCGCCGAGCAGATCGGCGGCCACCTCGCCGAGGTTCTCCGGGTCGGCGGCGTCGTCGGGCGGGGTCTGACCGCCGAAGGCGGGGGGAGCGTCCGCGGGCGATTCGACGACCACCGCGTGCCGCAGGCCGTAGCGGGCCCGCAGGGCGTCGGAGCGTTCGGCGTCCAGCTCGGAGGGCACCCGGATCTCGATCCGCACGAGATCACGTTCCAGGGCGGTCTCCAGCACCCGCGCGACCTTGAAGCGGCTGACGCCGAATTCCTCCGCGATCTGGATCTTCGACTTGTTCTCAAGATAGAAACGGCGGGCCATGGCCGCGGCCTGCACCAGCTCGGCAGGGCCCATTCCGGACTGTGGGCGGCTGGCTACCACGAAATTCTCCCCTTTTGCGCATCTGATCGAGTCTTTGCTCATCCTTTCAGAAACCCGGCGGCAACGGGGACCATGACCGCCCCGACCCTCGTGAACGCTCGGTTGCGCCACGAACAACCGGCGGCACGGTCCCCGCCCGCGCGGATTTCCATGGCGTGAATCAGTCGGGCCGCCGGTTCCCGCTCGCCGCGCTCAGTGCGCGCAGCCCCAGCCCGCCGCCGCGGTCGCCGTCTCGGCCTTCTCCCGCAGATCGCGGACCGCCTTGGCCGGGTCGTCCGCGCCGTACACCGCGGAGCCCGCCACGAACACATCGGCGCCCGCCTCCGCGCAGCGCTCGATGGTGGCCGCCGACACCCCGCCGTCCACCTGGAGACCCAGCTGCAAACCGTGCCGGGAGATCAGCTCACGGGTGCGGCGGATCTTCGGCAGCATGATGTCCAGGAACGCCTGGCCGCCGAAGCCGGGCTCCACGGTCATGATCAGCAGCATGTCGAGCTCGGGGAGCAGGTCCTCGTACGGCTCGATCGGTGTGGCCGGCTTCAGCGCCATCGACGCCCGGGCGCCCTTGGCCCGGATCTCCCGAGCCAGCCGCACCGGCGCGGCCGCCGCCTCCACGTGGAAGGTCACCGACCCGGCCCCGGCCTCGATGTACTGCGGCGCCCAGCGGTCCGGGTCCTCGATCATCAGGTGCAGATCGAGGGGCGTGTCCGTCGCCCTGCTCAGCGACTCGACGACCGGCACACCGAGGGTGAGGTTCGGGACGAAGTGGTTGTCCATGACGTCGACGTGCAGCCAGTCGGCGCCCTCGACGGCCCGCGCCTCCTCGGCGAGGCGGGCGAAGTCTGCGGACAGGATGCTGGGGTTGATCAAGGCCATGCCCCCAGTATGGCGCGAGGACCGGGGACGGGCGGAGGGGGGACGGGGCGACGGTCCCGGGAGGGGCATCCGCTGTCGGGCGGCGTCCGCGCGTCCCGGGCCGGGCCGGCGGGTGCACGGAGACGGACGCCGGGCGCCGGGCGCCGGGCGGGAAGTCAGGACACTGAGGCGTGCCCCGTGCGAGGTCACGGGCCGTACGATGCACAACCTGACTCACCCGGGGCCCAGTTGGACATGCCTGTCGGGTGTTCGTCGTCGACATCGGGATGGACGACAAGACCCACGATCCCGTACACGTCAACACGGCCGGCCGCGCGGAGACTCCGCCTCACCGTCCTTGCCCGACGGGGACGTCGCCAAGCCGGATGCTGAGCTGGGCACCCAGTTCCCGGAACCCCAGAGCCGCCGCCACACGCCGTGACGGATACGGCCGTGCTCTCCACTGCGGGAGCAGCCCGGCATCGAGAGCATGGGCCACTGCCGCGGACGCCACGGCCCGGGCCAGGCGCCGGCCCCGGCAGTGTGGAGCGACCAGCACACTCAGGTGGGCCACCGACCGTGGCCAGGACTGGTATCCGGCTGCGGCTATCACCTCGTCGCCCCGGCGAAGGCAGAACGCGGGAGAGGAGATGTCCGCCAGACCGCTCTCGCCGGCATCTTGCTCCCCGGCCAGGGCCAGGAGCGCGGCCGGGCCGCCATGACCGGCCGGCAACTGCTCGACCCCGGTACCTTCATGCGCAGGACGAAAGCCGTCGCCGTCGAGGTAGCCGAGCGAAGCGGGCCCGAGGACATCGAGCACGGGCAGCACCGCACGCAGGCGGACGATGTCGACGAGCTCTTCGTGGGACATCGTCCGCGCGACGTCGTCCATCAGCTCGGCGGCCCGCACGTTCGGCGCCGTGACGAGGGCGGCGTCACCGATCCGTACCACCCCGGTCCACGACAGCGGTGCCCAGCGCGACGTGGGCGCGACCACCACCTTCGCCCCTCCTGAGGGACCGAACTCGACCCATGTGCCCGCCAGCGCCGTCCAAAGCTCCCGGGCACGAACGAGCACGAGATCCTCAGCCATGGCGGCATCCTGCGGCCTCCGCAGCCGGAGCGCGACCGGATTCCGCACGGGCGGTCCGCTCCGTACCGCGGAACTCCGCCCAGCCTCGCTCTCTTTGAGCGTCGACAGCATCGCGCGGGATACCTGAGAATCTGCCGGCTGGCACGAGGCACGACAGCGTCCGGCGCCTTCTCCGGGGCCTACGGGCCGGACAGGGGCCCCGGCGGGTGAGGCGAGGTCATTCCGTTCCGGGGCGCTACGGCGCGCTCCGCTCAGCCGGTCCGTCGCAGCAGCGCCAGGTACATCGCGTCCGTGCCGTGCAGATGCGGCCACAGCTGGACGTCCGGGCCGTCGCCGAGGGCCGGTACGCCGGGCATCAGGGGGCGGGCGTCGACCCACTCCACCTGCACCGGGTCGCCGCCCCGCCCCTTGAGGACGTCGTCCACCACGGCCCGGGTCTCGGCCGGGTGCGGTGAGCAGGTCGCATAGCCGACGACGCCGCCGACCCGTACGGCGGCGAGCGCCTGCCGGAGCAGTTCGCGCTGCAGCGGGGCGAACCCGTCCAGGTCCTCGGGACGGCGCCGCCAGCGCGCCTCGGGCCGGCGGCGCAGCGCGCCCAGGCCGGTGCACGGCACGTCGACCAGCACCCGGTCGAAGGCGCCGGGCCGCCAGGCCGGACGCGTGCCGTCGGCGGCGATGACCGCGTACGGGCCCGGGTTGCCGTCGAGCGCCCGTGCCACCAGACGTGCGCGGTGCGGCTGCTTCTCCGACGCCAGCAGGGCGGCACCGCGCTCGGCCGCGAGCGCCGCCAGCAGCGCCGCCTTGCCGCCGGGGCCCGCGCAGCCGTCGAGCCAGGCACGGTCGGGACCCTCGACGGGTGCGTTCGCCAGCGCGAGGGCGACGAGCTGACTGCCCTCGTCCTGCACCCCGGCGCGCCCTTCGCGGACCGGGTCCAGGGCGCCCGGCTCGCCGCCTTCCGCGAGCCGCACGGCGTACGGGGACCAGCGCCCGGGAAGCGCGCTGTCCTCGCCGACCGTCGTCAGGAGCTCCTCGGCGGTGGACCGGCCGGGCCGGGCCACCAGCGTCACCTCGGGGCGTTCGTTGTCCGCCTCCAGCAGGTCCTCGATACCGGCCCGGCCCCCGCCGAGCGCGTCCCACAGCGCCGAGACGATCCAGCGGGGGTGCGCGTGCACGATGCCGAGATGGTCCTCGGGATCCTCGTCGTACTCGGGGGCGACCCGCTCCAGCCAGCCGTCCCGGTCATGGGCGGCGATCTTGCGCAGGACCGCGTTGACGAACTTCGCCCGCCCGTCGCCCAGCACCACCCGCGCCAGCTCGACGCTGGCGCTCACCGCCGCATGCGTCGGAATGCGGGTGCCGAGCAACTGGTGCGCCCCGAGGGTCAGCACGTCCAGGACCGGCGGGTCCACCTCCCGCAGCGGCCGGTCCACGCACTGCGCGATGATCGCGTCGTACGTGCCCTGCCACCGCAGCGTCCCGTAGACCAGCTCCGTCGCCAGCGCCGCGTCGCGGCCGTCGAAGTCGCCGCCCTCGCGCGCCTTGCGCAGCAACGGCGGCAACACGAGGTTCGCGTAGGCGTCCCGCTCGTCGACGGCCCGCAACGCCTCGAACGCGAGGATCCTGACCGGGTCCTTCTGCGGGCGACGATGGGGCTTGCTGGGGCGACGACGCGGCTGCTGACTCACAGAAAAGGTGCTCCGGATACGAGATGAGGGGTCCGTCCCAGCCTACGCGGGCCCGCGACCGGACCGCGCGGGGAGGCCGGACGAGGACCGGGACCGGAGCAGCCATCCGGCGGCTGAGGGTCCCGGTCCGGCGGCTACCGGTCCCCGTCCCACGACTGCGGGTCCCGCCTCGGACGGCCAAGTGTCAGTCCCCCAGCCGCTCCCCGGCCTCGATCCGCACCCCGCGCGCCCAGTCCGCCGCCTTCATCGGCTTCTTGCCCTGCGGCTGGACCCAGACGAGTTCGACGGGGTGGCTGCCGGTGCCGACGTACACCGCCTTCTTCGTCACCGCGAGGTTGCCCGGCGCGAGAGCGGGTTCGGTGTGCCCCGCGGCGAGAACGGCCGACATCAGCTTGAGGCGCTCGCCGCGGAAGACCGTCCAGGCCCCGGGCGCGGGCGCACAGCCGCGGATCACCCGGTCGACCCGCAGCGCGGGCGCCGCCCAGTCCACCTTGGCGTCCTCGACCTCGATCTTCGGCGCGAGCGTGACCCCCTCGGCCGGCTGCGGCACGGCCTGCAGCGTGCCGTCCTCGATGCCGTCCATCGTCGCCACGAGCAGCCCGGAACCGGCGAACGCCAGCCGGGTCAGCAGGTCGCCGCTGGTGTCCGTCGGCCGGACCTGCTCGGTCAGCACCCCGAAGACCGGGCCGGAGTCCAGTCCGGTCTCGATCTGGAACGTCGAGGCACCCGTCACCTCGTCCCCCGCCAGCACCGCATGCTGCACGGGCGCCGCGCCGCGCCACGCGGGCAGCAGCGAGAAGTGCAGATTGACCCACCCCTTGGCGGGGATGTCGAGCGCGGACTTCGGCAGCAGCGCGCCGTAGGCGACCACCGGACAGCAGTCCGGCGCGATCTCCCGCAGCCGGGCCAGGAAGTCCTCGTCGCGCGGCTTGACGGGCTTGAGCACCTCGATGCCCGCCTCCTGCGCGCGCTCGGCGACCGGGCTGGCGACCAGCTTCCGGCCGCGCCCTGCCGGTGCGTCGGGCCGGGTGACGACGGCCACGACCTCGTGCCGGTCCGAGGCGATCAGGGCATCGAGGGCGGGTACGGCGACCTCGGGGGTGCCGGCGAAGACAAGCCTCATGGGTGGCGATCTACCTCTCACACGCAGCGGAACGACACACCAGTCTAGGGGTCCCGTCCCAGGCCATGGGCCGTGGATCCAGGGGGCGTACACGATTTCCCGCGCCTCGTACGGAAGCTCGTACGCCCCCATACCGTGACCAGAGCCGCTGCTGTCGCGTTGGTCAAACAGCATTGACCCGGACCGGGCCGCTTCGGCCCGCTTCCCTTCACCCTTCCTTTTCCACGCCGGTTCGAGAGGCTTGCTCATGGCCGACCACGCAACCCACGACGCCCAGGCGCGCGCCAGCCTGCATCTCCTGGTGCGGGACATCGAACGGGTGCGCCGGCAGGTGGACGCCCTGCGCACGCTGACCGCTCAGCTCGGCAACGTCTACCGGCCGCGGCGCACCGGCCCCTCCGCGGGCTTCGTCGTCTACGGACGCGCGCCCGCCCCGACGGTGCGCCTCGCCCAGGAGCTGCGGGACAGCGTCGAAACGCTCGTCACGGCCGCGGTCGACTTCGACCGTTCGCTGGGATTCTCCTGGGACGCGGTGGGCTCGGCACTCGGCGTCACCAAGCAGGCGGTGCACCGCCGTTACGGTGCCCGCCGGGCCGCCGCCCAGACCGCCGCGGAGAGCAACGGCGCCGAGGCGCCGGTGCGTTCACCCGAGGCGGCCGCGACCCGTGCGATGACCGTGGCCGCGGGCCTGCCCGGCTCCGCGTCCGTCCCGGCCGCCCGCTCCATGCCCGCCCAGTCCTCCGCGCTCTCCCGTGACGAGGCGGCGCGTCCGGGCGCCTTCCCCGGCCCCCGCAACGGCTGAGCCGCCCCGGCACCGAGCGCACTCCGCTCCCCCGCCACGCGCCAACGCCCCGGGACCACCACCGACATCGGTCCCGGGGCGGCGCCATGCCCGGGGACCGCGGGCGCGCGGGGCATGGGGGTCACAGCGCGTCGCCACCGGAGGACGCCTCGGGGTGACACGGCATCACGCCCCGACCCGGGCCTCCGCACTCGCCGCTCGGGCCACCCGCACCCGCATCGGCAGCACCGCAGCTCCCGCACCCTCCCCCGGGCCTCACCCCAGATCCGGCGGATCGATCCGTACCCGTACCGCCTCCCCCTCCCGCTTGACCAGCCGGGCCGCGCGGGCGGCCTTGAGCGCCGCGGCGAGGGCGGCGCCCTGGCCGGGGCGGACGCGGACCAGTGCGCGTTCCCACTGTTCGCCCGGCGGGGGGTCGCCCGGCCGACGCGGGCGCGCGGGGTCCGGCACCGACAGCGGGACGGGTCCCAACACCTCGGCACCCGCCGGGAGTTCGGCGTCCCTCAGCAGCTCGACGACATCCTCGGCGCGGCCGGCGACGGAGGCCATCCGCGACACCGGGGGGAATCCCAGCTCGGCCCGCTCGGCCAGCTCGCGGACGGCATGGCCGGCCGGGTCCCAGCGCACCAGCGCCTGCACCGGACGCAGCGTCGGCTCCGCGATCACCGCGACGGTGCCGCCCTCCGCCTGGCCGCGGACCAGCGCTGCGGCGCCCAGCCAGCGGCGCAGCGCCTCCTCGCCCGCCCGCAGGTCCGGCCGCCCCAGCAGCGCCCAGCCGTCCAGCAGCAGCGCCGCCGCGTATCCGCCGCCCTCGGCCACCGGTTCCGCGCCCGGTGTGCTCACCACGAGCGCGGGAGCAGCCGGAACCGATGCCAGCACATGGTCGCGCCCCGAGGTCCGCACCGGGACCGACGGGAACACCCGGCCCAACTCCTCGGCCGTCCGCCGGGCCCCCACGATCTGGGCCCGGAGCCGGAATCCGCCGCACTCGGCACAGTGCCAGCCCGGCTCCGGCCGCCCGCACCACGCACAGGCCAGCTCCCCCGCGTCCTGCGACTCCAGCGGGCCCGCGCAGGCCCGGCAGCGCGCGGGGGTACGGCACCGTTCACAGGCCAGCCGGGGCGCATATCCCCGCCGCGGGACCTGGACGAGGACCGGGCCGTGCTTGAGGCCCTCGCGCACCACCTGCCAGGCCATCGACGGCAGCCGGGCGGCGCGCGCGGCGGCGTCCCGCGCCTCGTCGCCGTCGCCGACCGTACGCACCAGGGGCGCCGCGGTGCGCACCTGTTCGCGTTCGGCGGTCAGCGGGCGCGCCCAGCCCGTCTCGACCAGCTGGGCCGCCTCGACCGTGCAGCTCAGCCCGCCCAGCAGACATCCGGCGCGCTCGTTGACCGACCGCTGGATGAGGACCTCACGGGCGTGCGGCTGGGGTGCATGGGGGTCGCTGTGGCTGGCGTCCCCGTCGTCCCACAGGGCGACCAGGCCCAGGTCGGCGACCGGCGCGAACATCGCCGCACGTGTCCCGATCACGGCGCGCACCGCGCCCCGGCTGACCGCCAGCCAGCGGCGGTAGCGCTCCTCGGGCCCGGCATCGGCGGTCAGCAGCACATGCCGGCCCTCCCCGATCAGCTCGCCGAGCGCCTCGTCCACCCGCGCGGCGGCCCGCCCGTCCGGCACCACCACCAGCGCACCACGCCCCCCGGCCAGCGCCGCGGCCGCGGCCCGCGCCAGCTCCTGCGGCCAGGTCGCCCCGGGCAGCGCGGTCCACACCGCCCGCGGCGCATCGCCCCGCGTCAGCGCTGCCAGGAACCCGGGACCCGCCCCGTAACGCTCCCAACTTCCGGGCTCCGGCGGCGCGTTGGGCGGCAGCGGGGCCGGTGACGGCTTGGCCTCCGCCCGCGCCCGGCGCGGCGGCACGGCCAGCTGCACCACATCGGCGAGCGTCCCGGCATAGCGGTCCGCCACCGCCCGGCACAGCCCCAGCAGCTCGGGCGTCAGCACCCGCTCGGACGACAGCACCTGCGCGATCGGGGCGAGCACTCCGCGGTAGTCGCTCTCCGCGACCCGCTCCACGATGAAGCCGCTGACCAGCTTGCCGCCCTCACGACGGCCGCCCTTCTCCCCCGCGCCGAACCGCACCCGCACCCGCACCCCGGGCTGCGCCTCGGCGTCCATCGCCGCGGGCACCGCGTAGTCGAAGTACCGGTCGAGGTGCACCAGCCCCTTGTCGACCAGCACCCGCGCCACCGGCAGCTCGGCGGCGAGCTCGGCTCCCCGCCAGGTCCGCGGCTTCGCCCGCTCCGTCTTGGTCTCCCGCACGGCCTCGCGGATGAGGGCCAACTGCTCGCCCGCATCCGAAGCCCCCGCCTCCGGTCGCCCGTTCTCCCTGCTCACAGCATCAGTCTTAGCAGACGGCACGGACATCGAGCGGCGGCCTGTGGACAGCCGACGGCCCCGGACCGTCGAGCGGTCCGGGGCCGTGGGTCACTTCACGGGCGGTAGGAAAACCGGCGGGATCAGAGCCCCGCGGCCTTCTTCAGCGCCTCCACGCGGTCGGTGCGCTCCCAGGTGAAGTCCTCCAGCTCACGGCCGAAGTGGCCGTAGGCGGCGGTCTGGGCGTAGATCGGGCGGAGCAGATCGAGGTCGCGGATGATGGCGGCCGGGCGGAGGTCGAAGACCTCGCCGATCGCCTGCTCGATCTTGTCGGTGTCGACGGTCGCGGTGCCGAAGGTCTCGACGAAGAGACCGACCGGCTCGGCCTTGCCGATGGCGTAGGCGACCTGGACCTCGCAGCGGGCCGCGAGGCCGGCGGCGACGACGTTCTTGGCGACCCAGCGCATCGCGTAGGCGGCCGAGCGGTCGACCTTGGACGGGTCCTTGCCGGAGAAGGCGCCGCCACCGTGGCGGGCCATGCCGCCGTAGGTGTCGATGATGATCTTGCGGCCGGTGAGGCCGGCGTCGCCCATCGGGCCGCCGATCTCGAAGCGGCCGGTCGGGTTGACCAGCAGCCGGTAGCCGTCGGTGTCCAGCTTGATGCCGTCCTCGACGAGCTGGTTGAGGACGTGCTCGACGACGAACTCGCGGATGTCGGGAGCGAGCAGCGAGTCGAGGTCGATGTCGCTGGCGTGCTGCGAGGAGACCACGACGGTGTCGAGACGGACGGCCTTGTGGCCGTCGTACTCGATGGTGACCTGGGTCTTGCCGTCGGGGCGGAGGTAGGGGATGGTCCCGTTCTTGCGGACCTCTGACAGGCGCTTCGACAGGCGGTGCGCGAGGTTGATCGGGAGCGGCATCAGCTCCGGCGTCTCGTCGCAGGCGTAGCCGAACATCAGGCCCTGGTCGCCCGCGCCCTGCCGGTCCAGCTCGTCGTCGTCGCCCTCGACACGGTTCTCGTACGCGGTGTCGACACCCTGGGCGATGTCCGGGGACTGCGCGCCGATGGACACCGAGACGCCGCAGGAAGCGCCGTCGAAGCCCTTCTTGGACGAGTCGTAGCCGATGTCCAGGATCTTGTTGCGGACGAGATTGGGGATGTCGGCGTACGCCTTCGTCGTCACCTCGCCGGCCACATGCACCAGGCCGGTGGTGATCAACGTCTCCACGGCGACCCGGGAGGTCGGGTCCTCCTTGAGGAGAGCGTCGAGGATGGTGTCGCTGATCTGGTCAGCGATCTTGTCGGGGTGGCCCTCGGTGACGGACTCCGAGGTGAAGAGGCGGCGGGACACATCGCTCCCTGGGGTTGCAGCGGCTGCTGGCTGATCATTGGCGGAACGGCCGAGAGCTGCGCTCGGCCCGATCCGCTCGCCAGTTTATCGGTCGTGTGCGGCGTTCGGGCACGCGGTCTCGATTTATGGACCCCCCGTGACCTGGGACACCACGGCCCGAGGTAGGACGATCACCTCGAGAATGGACCGGGTCAAGAGGACATGCCGGATTTTAGGGGGCCGGTGGAGTGATCACGGGACCCCTGTGGACATCTCAGGGGCGAATCTCGGCCAGTCGGGGGGCGACCAGGTCCCATACGGTGTCGGCCAGGTCTTCCTTGGGTCCGTACGGGACCGGGGTCTCGGTTCCGTCGGCCGCCAGGATCACCGCCTCGTTCTCGCCCGAGCCGAAGGTCTTGTGCTCCCCGACCTCATTGACGACCAGCAGGTCACACCCCTTGCGGGCGAGCTTGGCACGGCCGTTGGCGAGCACGTCGTCGGTCTCCGCGGCGAAGCCGACCACGAGCCGGCCGGGGTGGGTCCGCTCGGCGGAGAGCTCGGCAAGAATGTCCGGATTCCTCACCAGAGTGACCGGTTCCGGCTCCTGACCCTCGACCTTCTTGATCTTGCCGGTGGTGTAGACGGCGGGCCGGAAATCGGCGACGGCGGCGGCCATGACCACCGCATCGGCGTCCGCGGCGGCCTTCAGGACCGCCTCGTGGAGCTGACGGGCCGTGCCGATGCGGATCACGTCCACCCCGGCCGGATCGGGCAGCTCGGTGTTGCCGGCGACCAGCGTGACCCGGGCGCCGCGGGCCACCGCCGTACGGGCCAGCGCGTAGCCCTGCTTGCCGGAGGAGCGGTTGCCCAGGTAGCGGACGGGGTCCAGCGGCTCGCGGGTACCGCCCGCGCTGACCACCACATGACGGCCGGCGAGGTCCTGCTCCGTGGCCCGGGCGCCGCGGGCCAGCACCCGGCGACAGAACGCGAAGATCTCGGCCGGGTCGGGGAAGCGGCCCTTGCCGGTGTCGACACCGGTCAGCCGGCCGACCGCCGGATCGATGACGAGGGCGCCGCGGCGGCGCAGCGTGGCGACGTTCTCCTGCGTGGCGGGGTTCTCCCACATCTCGGTGTGCATCGCCGGGGCGAAGACCACCGGGCAGCGCGCGGTGAGCAGGGTGTTGGTCAGCAGGTCGTCGGCGAGGCCGTGAGCGGCCTTGGCGAGCAGGTCGGCGGTGGCGGGGGCGACCACGACGAGGTCGGCGGCCTGGCCGATCCGGACGTGCGGGACCTCGTGGACGGATTCCCAGACCTCGGTGCCCGCCGGGTTGCCGGACAGCGCCGACCAGGTGGCCTCGCCGACGAAGTGCAGCGCCGAGGCGGTCGGCACGACCCGTACGTCGTGCCCGGACTCGGTCAGCCGCCGCAGCAGCTCGCACGCCTTGTAGGCGGCGATCCCGCCGCTGACCCCCAGGACGACCCTGGGCCGCTCCCGCTCACGCTTGTCCATCGCTTCGCCGCTCCCCGGGCCTAGGTCCCTACGTATGCCCCTATGACACACCAAGGGCCCGGCGGTCGCGCCGCCGGGCCCCAGGTGAAATGTGCTGCTGCTTACTGCGCCGGGCCCTCGATGGCCTCGGAGGTCAGCAGGCCCGCGTTGATCTCGCGGAGCGCGATCGACAGGGGCTTCTCGTGGACGTGGGTGTCCACGAGCGGGCCGACGTACTCGAGCAGGCCCTCGCCGAGCTGCGAGTAGTACGCGTTGATCTGCCGCGCGCGCTTGGCGGCGTAGATCACCAGGCTGTACTTCGAATCGGTGGCCTCGAGAAGCTCATCAATGGGCGGGTTGATGATGCCCTCGGGTGCGGTGATGGAAGAGGACACTCTCTGCCTTCCGAAGGGGGATGAAGCGGGGGTGTTGCGCAAAGTCTTGGACGGTCCGGGGAGCTGAGCGGTCAGCCGCTGGTGTTCTCGTCTCCGGATCGATTCAGCATCAAGGCTAGCAGCTCACGGCTGACGTCCTCGACGGAGGTGTTGACAAGCGTCACATCGAACTCCTTCTCCGCCGCCAGTTCGATCCTGGCGGCGGCCAGCCGGCGCTCGATGACCTCCGGCGCCTCCGTGCCCCGGCCGGTGAGCCGGCGGACCAGCTCGTCCCAGCTCGGCGGGGCCAGGAAGACCAGGTTGGCCTCCGCCATGGACTCGCGGACCTGGCGGGCGCCCTGCAGGTCGATCTCCAGCAGGACGGGCTCCCCGGACTCCAGCCGGTCCAGCACCGCCTTGCGGGGGGTGCCGTACCGGTTGCCCGCGAATTCGGCCCATTCGAGCAGCTCACCGTTGGCGATGAGCTTGTCGAATTCGCCGTCGTCGACGAAGAAGTACTGGACGCCGTGCCGCTCCCCGGGGCGCGGCTTGCGGGTGGTGGCCGACACCGAGAGCCAGACCTCGGGGTGGACCTTGC is a window of Streptomyces caniferus DNA encoding:
- the rpe gene encoding ribulose-phosphate 3-epimerase, which translates into the protein MALINPSILSADFARLAEEARAVEGADWLHVDVMDNHFVPNLTLGVPVVESLSRATDTPLDLHLMIEDPDRWAPQYIEAGAGSVTFHVEAAAAPVRLAREIRAKGARASMALKPATPIEPYEDLLPELDMLLIMTVEPGFGGQAFLDIMLPKIRRTRELISRHGLQLGLQVDGGVSAATIERCAEAGADVFVAGSAVYGADDPAKAVRDLREKAETATAAAGWGCAH
- a CDS encoding GNAT family N-acetyltransferase; protein product: MAEDLVLVRARELWTALAGTWVEFGPSGGAKVVVAPTSRWAPLSWTGVVRIGDAALVTAPNVRAAELMDDVARTMSHEELVDIVRLRAVLPVLDVLGPASLGYLDGDGFRPAHEGTGVEQLPAGHGGPAALLALAGEQDAGESGLADISSPAFCLRRGDEVIAAAGYQSWPRSVAHLSVLVAPHCRGRRLARAVASAAVAHALDAGLLPQWRARPYPSRRVAAALGFRELGAQLSIRLGDVPVGQGR
- a CDS encoding RsmB/NOP family class I SAM-dependent RNA methyltransferase; translated protein: MSQQPRRRPSKPHRRPQKDPVRILAFEALRAVDERDAYANLVLPPLLRKAREGGDFDGRDAALATELVYGTLRWQGTYDAIIAQCVDRPLREVDPPVLDVLTLGAHQLLGTRIPTHAAVSASVELARVVLGDGRAKFVNAVLRKIAAHDRDGWLERVAPEYDEDPEDHLGIVHAHPRWIVSALWDALGGGRAGIEDLLEADNERPEVTLVARPGRSTAEELLTTVGEDSALPGRWSPYAVRLAEGGEPGALDPVREGRAGVQDEGSQLVALALANAPVEGPDRAWLDGCAGPGGKAALLAALAAERGAALLASEKQPHRARLVARALDGNPGPYAVIAADGTRPAWRPGAFDRVLVDVPCTGLGALRRRPEARWRRRPEDLDGFAPLQRELLRQALAAVRVGGVVGYATCSPHPAETRAVVDDVLKGRGGDPVQVEWVDARPLMPGVPALGDGPDVQLWPHLHGTDAMYLALLRRTG
- the fmt gene encoding methionyl-tRNA formyltransferase — protein: MRLVFAGTPEVAVPALDALIASDRHEVVAVVTRPDAPAGRGRKLVASPVAERAQEAGIEVLKPVKPRDEDFLARLREIAPDCCPVVAYGALLPKSALDIPAKGWVNLHFSLLPAWRGAAPVQHAVLAGDEVTGASTFQIETGLDSGPVFGVLTEQVRPTDTSGDLLTRLAFAGSGLLVATMDGIEDGTLQAVPQPAEGVTLAPKIEVEDAKVDWAAPALRVDRVIRGCAPAPGAWTVFRGERLKLMSAVLAAGHTEPALAPGNLAVTKKAVYVGTGSHPVELVWVQPQGKKPMKAADWARGVRIEAGERLGD
- a CDS encoding primosomal protein N', which translates into the protein MSRENGRPEAGASDAGEQLALIREAVRETKTERAKPRTWRGAELAAELPVARVLVDKGLVHLDRYFDYAVPAAMDAEAQPGVRVRVRFGAGEKGGRREGGKLVSGFIVERVAESDYRGVLAPIAQVLSSERVLTPELLGLCRAVADRYAGTLADVVQLAVPPRRARAEAKPSPAPLPPNAPPEPGSWERYGAGPGFLAALTRGDAPRAVWTALPGATWPQELARAAAAALAGGRGALVVVPDGRAAARVDEALGELIGEGRHVLLTADAGPEERYRRWLAVSRGAVRAVIGTRAAMFAPVADLGLVALWDDGDASHSDPHAPQPHAREVLIQRSVNERAGCLLGGLSCTVEAAQLVETGWARPLTAEREQVRTAAPLVRTVGDGDEARDAAARAARLPSMAWQVVREGLKHGPVLVQVPRRGYAPRLACERCRTPARCRACAGPLESQDAGELACAWCGRPEPGWHCAECGGFRLRAQIVGARRTAEELGRVFPSVPVRTSGRDHVLASVPAAPALVVSTPGAEPVAEGGGYAAALLLDGWALLGRPDLRAGEEALRRWLGAAALVRGQAEGGTVAVIAEPTLRPVQALVRWDPAGHAVRELAERAELGFPPVSRMASVAGRAEDVVELLRDAELPAGAEVLGPVPLSVPDPARPRRPGDPPPGEQWERALVRVRPGQGAALAAALKAARAARLVKREGEAVRVRIDPPDLG
- the metK gene encoding methionine adenosyltransferase; translated protein: MSRRLFTSESVTEGHPDKIADQISDTILDALLKEDPTSRVAVETLITTGLVHVAGEVTTKAYADIPNLVRNKILDIGYDSSKKGFDGASCGVSVSIGAQSPDIAQGVDTAYENRVEGDDDELDRQGAGDQGLMFGYACDETPELMPLPINLAHRLSKRLSEVRKNGTIPYLRPDGKTQVTIEYDGHKAVRLDTVVVSSQHASDIDLDSLLAPDIREFVVEHVLNQLVEDGIKLDTDGYRLLVNPTGRFEIGGPMGDAGLTGRKIIIDTYGGMARHGGGAFSGKDPSKVDRSAAYAMRWVAKNVVAAGLAARCEVQVAYAIGKAEPVGLFVETFGTATVDTDKIEQAIGEVFDLRPAAIIRDLDLLRPIYAQTAAYGHFGRELEDFTWERTDRVEALKKAAGL
- the coaBC gene encoding bifunctional phosphopantothenoylcysteine decarboxylase/phosphopantothenate--cysteine ligase CoaBC; translated protein: MDKRERERPRVVLGVSGGIAAYKACELLRRLTESGHDVRVVPTASALHFVGEATWSALSGNPAGTEVWESVHEVPHVRIGQAADLVVVAPATADLLAKAAHGLADDLLTNTLLTARCPVVFAPAMHTEMWENPATQENVATLRRRGALVIDPAVGRLTGVDTGKGRFPDPAEIFAFCRRVLARGARATEQDLAGRHVVVSAGGTREPLDPVRYLGNRSSGKQGYALARTAVARGARVTLVAGNTELPDPAGVDVIRIGTARQLHEAVLKAAADADAVVMAAAVADFRPAVYTTGKIKKVEGQEPEPVTLVRNPDILAELSAERTHPGRLVVGFAAETDDVLANGRAKLARKGCDLLVVNEVGEHKTFGSGENEAVILAADGTETPVPYGPKEDLADTVWDLVAPRLAEIRP
- the rpoZ gene encoding DNA-directed RNA polymerase subunit omega, which encodes MSSSITAPEGIINPPIDELLEATDSKYSLVIYAAKRARQINAYYSQLGEGLLEYVGPLVDTHVHEKPLSIALREINAGLLTSEAIEGPAQ
- the gmk gene encoding guanylate kinase, producing the protein MSSAVSGGTTPAPPARQPRLTVLSGPSGVGKSTVVAHMRKVHPEVWLSVSATTRKPRPGERHGVQYFFVDDGEFDKLIANGELLEWAEFAGNRYGTPRKAVLDRLESGEPVLLEIDLQGARQVRESMAEANLVFLAPPSWDELVRRLTGRGTEAPEVIERRLAAARIELAAEKEFDVTLVNTSVEDVSRELLALMLNRSGDENTSG